Within the Syntrophorhabdaceae bacterium genome, the region GGACGGTTAAACCCATGTCCTCAAGGTCTTTAACGATCTTTGTCGCGCCCCATCTATCGAAGAGGATTGCTTTTAAGTCATACCGTTTGCCGATTGCCTCTATACGCTTCAGAATATACCCGTAATCAATCACGGCGCCCGGTGTTGCCTCGATATACTCTTGCTTGTTCCACAGGTCATAAGGTACCCTGTCGTTCTTTGAGCGGGTCTTTATCGCATCTTCAGGACACCAGGCATAATGCAGGGTATAGAAAGGCTCGTCTTCGCTCACAGGGACAAAGCAGAGCGACAGGGCGCTTAAATCCTGTGTACTGGACAGGTCAAGCCCCGCGTAGCATTCGCACCCGGTAAGGTCCGGCAATGCTCCCACACATTCGTCAAAATCGGTTGATGATATCCATTTTGCATCCGGTGACACCCGCATATTGAGATACAGGTTTTTGAAAACGGCCTCTTTCGCCGGGATCTTCTTCGCTTGCTCGGCAAAGATCCGCATCTCTTCCAGGGATCGAAAGTCATCAAGCGCCGGGTTACAGTCAAACCATACCTGTTCGTCCCAGGGATCACAGTCATCGGGCGCCGCATAGACACAGCCATAAAATGCCGGGTCCGGTGGAAGGGTGCCGTCTTCGATCTTCAGGGCATAGTCCACCAGTTCGGAAAGGATATGGTTCGGGTCCGCTGACTGTGTGCTGATAACGATCATAAGCGGCTCTTTCCGGGCCCCGGTTCCGGTTGTAAGGTTGTCGTAAAGCTCCCGGTCCTTGGATTGCGCGAGCTCGTCATAGACCATGAATGAA harbors:
- a CDS encoding terminase large subunit: MGRRGIQSAAKKATKQRRASRAKVLPWNKKGLSRAARVIAFCEFLPITAGIHAGKRLLLRGWQKEIIRAIYATDNEGNRAVRTALITLPRKNGKTALAAALALCHLLGPESEPRGQVFSAASDREQAAIIYREMEAIIFSVPEFEARCHIQSFHKTITDTTTGSVYRAMTADGRKAHGLSPSFMVYDELAQSKDRELYDNLTTGTGARKEPLMIVISTQSADPNHILSELVDYALKIEDGTLPPDPAFYGCVYAAPDDCDPWDEQVWFDCNPALDDFRSLEEMRIFAEQAKKIPAKEAVFKNLYLNMRVSPDAKWISSTDFDECVGALPDLTGCECYAGLDLSSTQDLSALSLCFVPVSEDEPFYTLHYAWCPEDAIKTRSKNDRVPYDLWNKQEYIEATPGAVIDYGYILKRIEAIGKRYDLKAILFDRWGATKIVKDLEDMGLTV